One genomic region from Electrophorus electricus isolate fEleEle1 chromosome 25, fEleEle1.pri, whole genome shotgun sequence encodes:
- the usp9 gene encoding ubiquitin specific peptidase 9 isoform X1 — protein MTATTRGSPVGGNDSQDQGQAPDGQSQPPLPQNQTSSPTSSNENSPVSPPDEQGQGDCPPQLEEEEPAFPHTDLAKLDDMINRPRWVVPVLPKGELEVLLEAAIDLCKKGLDVKCEACQRFFRDGLTISFTKILTDEAVSGWKFEIHRCIINNTHRLVELCVAKLSQDWFPLLELLAMATNPHCKFHIYNGTRPSETVPAAGQLADDELFARPPDPRSPKGWLVDLINKFGTLNGFQILHDRFMSGQALNVQIIAALIKPFGQCYEFLTLHTVKKYFLPIIEMVPQFLENLTDEELKKEAKNEAKNDALSMIIKSLKNLASRVPGQEETVKNMEIFRLKMILRLLQISSFNGKMNALNEVNKVISSVSYYTHRHGNPEEPEWLTAERMAEWIQQNNILSIVLRDSLHQPQYVEKLEKILRFVIKEKALTLQDLDNIWAAQAGKHEAIVKNVHDLLAKLAWDFSPEQLDHLFDCFKESWTNASKKQREKLLELIRRLAEDDKDGVMAHKVLNLLWNLAHSDDVPVDIMDQALSAHIKILDYSCSQDRDTQKIQWIDRFIEELRSNDKWVIPALKQIREICSLFGEAPQNLRKKIPINLKGLGQTQRSPHVFYRHDLINQLQHNHALVTLVAENLSAYMENMRQFSKAEHTDFDPQTVRPGSRYSHVQEVQERLNFLRFLLKDGQLWLCAPQAKQIWKCLAENAVFLCDREACFKWYSKLMGDEPDLDPDINKDFFENNVLQLDPSLLTENGMKCFERFFKAVNCREGKLVAKRRVYMMDDLELIGLDYLWRVVIQGSDDIASRAIDLLKEIYTNLGPKLQANQVEIHEDFIQSCFDRLKASYDTLCVLDGDKDSINCARQEAIRMVRVLTVLREYITECDSDYHEERTILPMSRAFRGKHITLIVRFPNQGRQVDDLDIWSHTNDTIGSVRRCILNRIKANSAHTKIELFIGGDIIDPADDRKLIGQLNLKDKTLITAKLTQVSANMPSSPDSSSDSSTGSPGNHGNHYSDGPNPEVESCLPGVIMSLHLRYISFLWQVADLGCNLNMPLLRDGARVLMKLMPPDNTTVENLRAICLDHAKLGETSLSPTLDSRFFGPSPSQVLYLIEVVYALLMPASGTLGEDASDFQYNFLKSGGLPLVLSMLTRNNFLPNADMETRRGAYLNALKIAKLLLTAVGFGHVKSVAEACQPVAEGSIPVSPINQATHDQALVLQSALQNIPNPTAECMLRNVAIRLAQQISDESFFQASKYIPDICVIRAVQKIVWASGCGTIQLVFSSNEEISKIYEKTNAGNEPDAEDEQVCCEALEVMTLCFALTPTALDALSKEKAWQTFIIDLLLHCQSKSVRQMAQEQFFLMATRCCMGHRPLLFFITLLFTVLGSTAKERAKHAGHYFTLLRHLLNYAYNSNINLPNAEVLLNNEIDWLKRVKDEVKRTGETGMEETILEGHIGVTKELLAFQTPEKKYYIGCEKGGANLIKELIDDFLFPASNVYLQYVKSGEFPPEQAIPVCSSPATITAGFELLVALAVGCVRNLKQIVDTLTDMYYSGCEALTEWEYLPPVGPRPNKGFVGLKNAGATCYMNSVIQQLYMIPPIRNGILAIEGTGSDVDDDMSGDEKQDNESNVDPRDEVFSYHHQFDDKPSLNKSEDRKEYNIGVLRHLQVIFGHLASSRLQYYVPRGFWKQFRLWGEPVNLREQHDALEFFNSLVDSLDEALKALGHPAMLSKVLGGSFADQKICQGCPHRYECEESFTTLNVDIRNHQNLLDSMEQYVKGDLLEGANAYHCEKCNKKVDTVKRLLIKKLPPVLAIQLKRFDYDWERECAIKFNDYFEFPRELDMEPYTVAGVAKLEGSDVHPENQQVIQQNELSEVEVSCSSRYRLVGVLVHSGQASGGHYYSYIIQRNGGSSSSEGERNRWYKFDDGDVTECKMDDDEEMKNQCFGGEYMGEVFDHMMKRMSYRRQKRWWNAYILFYERMDSPDRDNELVKCISELAVSSKPHQVKMPSAIECSVRKQNVQFMHSRMQYSLEYFQFIKKLLTCNSVYLSPPPGQDHLLPEAEEMAMISIQLAARFLFSTGFHTKKVVRGPASDWYDALCVLLRHSKNVRCWFAQNALFAYANRFSEYLLECPSAEVRGAFSKLIVFIAHFSLQDGPYPSPVASPGPSSQGCDNLSLSDHLFRAVLNLLRREVSEHGRHLQQYFNLFVMYANLGLAEKTQLLKLGVPATFMLVALDEGPGPPIKYQYAELGKLYTVVSQLVRCCDVASRMQSSINGNPPLSNPYGDPSLTQSIMPLQQLVAEILFVRTSYVKKIIEDCSSSEETIKLLRFCCWENPQFSSTVLSELLWQVAYSYTYELRPYLDLLLQILLIEDSWQTHRIHNVLKGIPDDRDGLFDTIQRSKNHYQKRAYQCIKCMVALFSNCSVAYQILQSNGDLKRKWTWAVEWLGDELERRPYTGNAQYTYNNWSPPVQSNETSNGYFLERSHSARMTLAKACELCPEECHLTKHEVVSEEDAGRKPSSPQQLLPREVAGEQQHTEPDDQEAPDDQDSSPPEDTSLYPHSPGTQYQQQNNLPHGQPYTGPAAQHMNNPQRAGPRAQENWEPPEEVLPAQPKD, from the exons ATGACTGCCACGACCCGTGGCTCCCCCGTGGGAGGGAATGACAGCCAGGACCAGGGCCAAGCTCCGGACGGCCAGTCCCAGCCACCGCTGCCCCAAAACCAG ACCTCGTCTCCCACCTCGTCCAATGAGAACTCTCCGGTAAGCCCTCCAGATGAGCAGGGCCAGGGGGACTGCCCAccccagctggaggaggaggagcctgcTTTTCCCCACACAGACCTGGCCAAGCTGGATGACATGATCAACAG ACCCCGCTGGGTTGTTCCAGTTTTGCCAAAGGGTGAATTAGAAGTTCTTCTTGAAGCTGCTATAGATCTttgtaaaaaag GACTTGATGTCAAGTGTGAAGCCTGCCAGAGGTTCTTCCGTGATGGTTTGACAATATCCTTCACGAAAATCCTGACTGACGAGGCTGTGAGTGGCTGGAAATTCGAGATCCAT AGGTGCATAATCAATAACACCCATCGTCTGGTAGAGTTGTGTGTGGCCAAACTCTCTCAGGACTGGTTCCCTCTTCTCGAGCTCTTGGCTATGGCCACCAACCCCCACTGTAAGTTTCATATTTACAATGGTACACGGCCTTCAGAGACAGTGCCTGCTGCGGGGCAGCTTGCAGACGACGAGCTCTTTGCCCGCCCACCTGACCCTCGCTCTCCAAAg GGCTGGTTGGTGGATTTAATAAACAAGTTTGGCACATTAAACGGGTTTCAAATTCTGCATGATCGATTCATGAGCGGTCAAGCTCTGAATGTTCAGATCATCGCTGCACTCATAAA gcCTTTTGGGCAGTGCTACGAGTTTCTCACTTTGCACACGGTGAAGAAGTACTTCCTTCCTATTATAGAAATGGTTCCCCAGTTTCTAGAAAATCTCACAGATGAGGagttaaaaaaagaagccaAGAATGAAGCCAAAAATGATGCTCTGTCTATGATAATCAAATCATTAAAGAACCTGGCTTCACGAGTACCTGGCCAAGAGGAAACGGTGAAGAACATGGAAATTTTTAGGTTAAAAATGATTCTTAG GTTATTACAAATTTCTTCTTTTAATGGCAAAATGAATGCACTAAATGAAGTAAATAAGGTGATATCGAGTGTCTCTTACTACACACACCGTCATGGCAACCCAGAGGAGCCAGAGTGGCTCACAGCTGAGCGCATGGCA GAGTGGATTCAGCAGAACAACATTCTGTCCATTGTACTGCGGGACAGCCTTCATCAGCCACAATATGTGGAGAAACTAGAGAAGATCCTGCGCTTTGTCATCAAGGAGAAGGCCCTTACACTTCAGGACCTGGACAACATCTGGGCTGCCcag GCTGGAAAGCATGAAGCAATTGTTAAGAACGTTCATGATCTCCTTGCAAAGTTGGCATGGGACTTTTCACCTGAACAGTTGGACCATCTCTTCGACTGTTTTAaa GAAAGTTGGACTAATGCAAGTAAAAAACAACGGGAAAAGTTGCTGGAGCTGATTCGCAGGCTGGCAGAGGACGATAAGGATGGCGTGATGGCTCACAAGGTGCTCAATCTGCTGTGGAACTTGGCCCACAGTGACGATGTACCAGTGGACATCATGGATCAGGCCCTCAGTGCTCATATCAAGATCCTGGACTATAGCTGCTCCCAG gacagagacacacagaaaatcCAGTGGATAGATCGCTTCATTGAAGAGTTGCGATCTAATGATAAATGGGTAATTCCTGCACTGAAGCAAATTCGAGAGATCTGCAGTCTGTTTGGAGAGGCTCCTCAAAATCTCAG aAAGAAAATACCTATTAACTTAAAGGGCTTAGG TCAAACACAGAGGAGTCCACATGTTTTTTATCGGCATGACCTTATAAACCAACTACAGCACAATCATGCACTGGTCACTCTAGTGGCTGAGAACCTGTCAGCATACATGGAGAACATGAGGCAGTTCTCCAAAG CAGAGCACACAGACTTCGACCCACAGACGGTCAGGCCTGGAAGCAGATACAGTCACGTGCAGGAAGTTCAGGAACGTCTCAACTTTTTGAG GTTCCTGCTGAAGGATGGGCAGCTGTGGCTGTGTGCTCCTCAGGCCAAGCAGATCTGGAAGTGTCTGGCGGAGAATGCCGTGTTCCTGTGTGATCGGGAGGCCTGCTTCAAATGGTACTCCAAGCTGATGGGGGACGAGCCGGACCTTGACCCCGACATCAACAAGGACTTCTTCGAGAACAACGTGCTGCAGTTGGACCCATCGCTGCTGACGGAGAATggcatgaagtgcttcgagcgATTCTTTAAGGCAGTCAACTGCAGGGAGGGCAAGCTGGTGGCCAAGCGGCGGGTGTACATGATGGACGACCTGGAGCTGATTGGTCTGGATTACCTGTGGAGG gTTGTGATCCAAGGAAGTGATGACATTGCTAGTCGAGCGATTGACTTGCTTAAAGAGATTTACACAAACCTTGGACCAAAATTACAAGCCAATCAG GTAGAGATCCATGAGGATTTTATCCAGTCTTGCTTTGACCGGCTGAAAGCCTCCTACGACACGCTATGTGTGCTGGATGGGGATAAAGACAGCATTAACTGTGCCAGGCAGGAGGCCATCCGCATGGTGAGGGTTCTGACTGTGCTCAGGGAGTACATCACCGAGTGTGACAGTGACTACCATGAGGAGAGGACCATCCTGCCCATGTCCAG aGCATTTCGGGGGAAGCACATCACCCTGATTGTGCGTTTCCCCAACCAAGGGCGACAGGTGGATGACCTGGACATCTGGTCCCACACCAACGACACGATCGGCTCTGTTCGACGCTGTATTCTCAATCGAATAAAAGCTAACAGTGCGCACACGAAGATTGAGCTCTTTATTGGCGGCGACATAATCGACCCTGCCGATGACAGGAAGTTGATTGGGCAGCTTAATCTTAAAGACAAAACA CTCATTACAGCCAAGCTTACCCAGGTCAGCGCCAACATGCCTTCAAGCCCAGACAGCTCCTCAGACTCTTCCACAGGCTCCCCAGgcaaccatggcaaccactATAGTGATGGGCCAAACCCTGAAGTGGAAAGCTGTCTTCCTGGAGTG aTAATGTCACTGCATTTGCGCTACATCTCTTTCTTGTGGCAAGTAGCAGATCTGGGCTGTAACCTCAACATGCCACTCCTGCGAGACGGCGCACGGGTCCTTATGAAGCTCATGCCTCCTG ATAACACTACCGTGGAAAACCTGCGAGCTATCTGCCTGGATCATGCCAAGCTGGGAGAAACCAGCCTCAGCCCGACCCTCGACTCGCGCTTCTTTGGTCCTTCACCTTCCCAAGTGCTGTACTTGATCGAG GTGGTCTACGCCTTGCTGATGCCGGCTAGTGGCACACTGGGGGAGGATGCCAGTGACTTCCAGTACAACTTCTTGAAGAGTGGTGGCCTGCCACTGGTCTTGAGCATGCTCACCCGAAATAATTTCCTCCCAAATGCTGACATGGAGACGCGGCGTGGAGCCTATCTGAACGCACTAAAAATAGCCAAGCTTTTGCTGACCGCGGTGGGCTTTGGTCACGTGAAGTCTGTGGCAGAGGCCTGTCAGCCTGTAGCGGAAGGGTCCATCCCTGTGTCCCCC ataAACCAGGCCACTCATGACCAGGCGCTGGTGCTCCAGAGTGCCCTGCAGAACATCCCCAACCCCACAGCTGAGTGCATGCTCCGCAACGTGGCCATCCGCCTTGCCCAGCAGATCTCTGATGAG AGCTTTTTCCAGGCATCTAAGTACATCCCAGACATCTGTGTCATCAGAGCCGTCCAGAAGATCGTCTGGGCCTCTGGCTGTGGGACTATTCAGCTTGTCTTTAGTTCCAATGAGGAGATCAGCAAGATCTACGAGAAG ACTAATGCAGGAAATGAGCCAGATGCAGAGGACGAGCAGGTGTGCTGTGAGGCTTTGGAGGTCATGACCCTGTGTTTCGCCCTCACCCCCACTGCACTCGATGCACTTAGCAAAGAGAAGGCCTGGCAGACGTTCATCATTGACCTGCTGCTGCACTGCCAGAGCAA GTCTGTTCGTCAAATGGCCCAAGAACAGTTTTTTCTCATGGCCACGAGGTGTTGTATGGGACACAGGCCACTCCTGTTCTTCATCACCCTCCTCTTCACAGTTTTAGGT AGCACTGCAAAAGAGCGAGCCAAGCACGCGGGGCATTACTTCACCCTCTTGAGGCACTTGCTCAACTATGCATATAACAGCAACATCAACCTCCCCAATGCAGAAGTTCTTCTCAACAATGAGATTGATTGGTTGAAAAGAGTTAAG GACGAGGTAAAGAGAACTGGGGAAACCGGGATGGAAGAAACCATTTTGGAGGGCCATATTGGCGTCACAAAAGAGCTGCTGGCTTTCCAGACCCCAGAAAAGAAGTACTATATAGGTTGTGAGAAGGGAGGAGCCAACCTTATCAAA GAGCTGATAGATGACTTTCTCTTCCCGGCCTCTAACGTGTACCTGCAGTACGTAAAGAGTGGGGAGTTCCCTCCTGAGCAGGCCATACCTGTCTGCAGCAGCCCTGCCACCATCACGGCCGGCTTTGAGCTCCTGGTCGCACTTGCTGTCGGATGTGTGCGCAATCTCAAACAGATTGTTGACACACTAACTGACATGTACTACTCAG GTTGCGAGGCACTTACAGAATGGGAGTATTTACCACCAGTGGGCCCAAGGCCCAATAAGGGCTTTGTGGGACTGAAGAACGCAGGGGCCACCTGCTACATGAACTCAGTGATCCAGCAGCTGTACATGATCCCACCCATCCGAAACGGCATCCTTGCTATCGAGGGCACGGGCAGCGACGTGGACGACGACATGTCTGGGGATGAGAAGCAAGATAATGAG AGCAATGTAGACCCTCGGGATGAGGTGTTCAGCTATCACCATCAGTTTGATGACAAGCCATCGCTTAATAagtcagaggacaggaaggagTACAACATCGGCGTTCTACGTCACCTTCAGGTGATTTTTGGGCACCTTGCTTCTTCCAGACTGCAGTACTATGTTCCGAGAGGCTTCTGGAAACAGTTCAG ATTATGGGGTGAGCCGGTGAATCTGAGAGAACAGCACGATGCCCTGGAGTTCTTCAATTCGCTTGTAGATAGTTTAGATGAGGCGTTGAAAGCTCTGGGCCATCCTGCCATGCTCAGCAAAGTTCTGGGAGGTTCCTTTGCTGACCAGAAAATCTGTCAGGGGTGTCCTCACAG ATATGAATGTGAGGAATCCTTCACAACACTGAATGTAGATATCAGAAACCACCAGAATCTACTCGACTCCATGGAACAGTATGTAAAGGGAGACTTGCTAGAGGGTGCTAATGCCTATCACTGTGAAAAATGCAACAAGAAG GTGGACACAGTAAAGCGTTTGCTCATTAAGAAACTGCCTCCAGTCCTGGCCATCCAGTTGAAGCGATTCGATTACGACTGGGAGAGGGAGTGCGCCATTAAGTTCAATGACTACTTTGAATTTCCCCGGGAGCTGGACATGGAGCCCTATACAGTAGCAGGTGTAGCCAAGCTGGAGGGCTCAGACGTTCACCCGGAGAATCAG CAGGTGATCCAGCAGAATGAGCTGTCGGAGGTGGAGGTGTCCTGCAGCTCTCGCTACAGGCTGGTGGGGGTGCTGGTGCACTCGGGCCAGGCCAGCGGGGGTCACTACTACTCCTACATCATCCAGCGGAACGGCGGCAGCTCCAGCAGCGAGGGCGAGCGCAACCGCTGGTACAAGTTTGACGACGGCGACGTCACCGAGTGTAAGATGGATGACGAtgaggagatgaagaaccagtgCTTCGGCGGCGAGTACATGGGCGAGGTGTTTGACCACATGATGAAGCGCATGTCGTACCGGCGGCAGAAGCGCTGGTGGAACGCCTACATCCTGTTCTACGAGCGCATGGACTCACCGGACAGGGACAATGAGCTGGTGAAGTGCATCTCAGAGCTGGCGGTGAGCAGCAAGCCGCACCAGGTCAAGATGCCGTCGGCTATCGAGTGCAGCGTGCGCAAGCAGAACGTGCAGTTCATGCACAGCCGCATGCAGTACAGCCTGGAGTACTTCCAGTTCATCAAGAAGCTCCTGACCTGCAACAGCGTCTACCTGAGCCCACCGCCAG GCCAAGACCATCTTTTGCCAGAAGCAGAAGAAATGGCTATGATTAGCATTCAGCTCGCTGCTCGCTTCCTCTTCAGCACTGGATTCCACACCAAGAAAGTAGTCCGTGGTCCTGCTAGTGATTG GTATGATGCCCTTTGCGTCCTGCTCCGACATAGCAAGAATGTACGCTGCTGGTTTGCACAAAATGCCCTGTTTGCCTACGCAAACCGCTTCTCGGAGTACCTACTCGAGTGCCCCAGTGCTGAGGTCCGAGGTGCATTCTCCAAACTCATAGTATTTATTGCACATTTCTCCTTGCAAGATGGACCCTATCCGTCACCAGTTGCCTCGCCAGGACCGTCCAGTCAG GGCTGTGATAATCTGAGCCTAAGTGACCACTTGTTCCGTGCTGTGCTCAACCTGTTACGGAGAGAGGTGTCTGAGCATGGCCGCCACCTTCAGCAATACTTCAACCTCTTCGTCATGTATGCTAACCTAG GCTTGGCTGAGAAGACGCAACTGTTGAAACTTGGCGTGCCAGCCACCTTCATGCTAGTGGCTCTGGACGAGGGCCCAGGCCCACCCATTAAGTACCAGTATGCTGAGCTGGGGAAGTTGTATACGGTAGTGTCTCAGTTAGTGCGCTGCTGCGATGTCGCGTCCCGCATGCAGTCTTCAATCAACG GTAACCCTCCACTTTCGAACCCATACGGCGATCCCAGCCTGACCCAGTCCATCATGCCACTGCAGCAGTTGGTGGCTGAGATCCTGTTTGTGCGCACCAGCTACGTGAAGAAGATCATCGAGGACTGCAGCAGCTCTGAGGAGACCATCAAACTGCTACGCTTCTGCTGCTGGGAGAACCCCCAATTCTCCTCCACCGTGctcagtgagctgctgtggcAG GTTGCATATTCCTACACATATGAGCTCAGGCCTTATCTGGACCTGCTGCTGCAGATCTTGCTCATTGAGGACTCCTGGCAGACGCACAG GATCCATAATGTACTGAAGGGAATCCCAGATGACCGTGATGGATTATTTGACACCATCCAGCGCTCTAAAAACCACTACCAGAAGAGGGCGTACCAGTGCATCAAATGCATGGTGGCTCTGTTCAGTAATTGTTCAGTGGCTTATCAGATTCTACAG AGTAACGGGGACCTAAAGAGGAAGTGGACGTGGGCCGTGGAATGGCTCGGTGATGAGCTGGAGCGCCGGCCCTACACCGGGAATGCCCAGTACACCTACAACAACTGGTCACCTCCTGTCCAGAGTAATGAGACCTCCAACGGATACTTCCTTGAGCGTTCCCACAGTGCGCGCATGACCTTGGCCAAGGCCTGTGAGCTGTGCCCGGAGGAG TGTCACTTAACGAAGCACGAGGTGGTGTCTGAAGAGGACGCAGGCCGGAAACCGTCCTCGCCACAGCAGCTTTTGCCAAGGGAAGTGGCAGGCGAGCAGCAGCACACT GAGCCAGATGATCAAGAGGCCCCTGATGATCAGGACTCTTCTCCACCTGAGGATACCTCTCTGTACCCCCACTCTCCAGGGACCCAATATCAGCAG CAGAACAACCTCCCGCACGGTCAACCATACACGGGTCCAGCGGCCCAGCACATGAACAATCCCCAGCGTGCAGGCCCACGAGCACAAGAGAACTGGGAGCCCCCTGAAGAGGTGCTTCCCGCCCAGCCGAAAGACTAG